A section of the Mycobacteriales bacterium genome encodes:
- a CDS encoding amidohydrolase family protein, protein MTATLHRAPVVLPVAGEPVRDGAVLVENDRVVAVGPAASVDADGARVREWPGVLLPGLVNAHTHLQYTDFADLATSGLPFPVWIRTLTERRRTWTAEQWRESARHGVHEALRTGTTCVADVVSNVEMLPVLARSGLAGTAFVEVVGVESYRWPEERDVLLAKLAAAPSGIDVGVSPHALYSLGTDAVRGSLAVARERGLRLHPHLAETDHEVEYVARGTGPIADFGRGLTFELIDNGTGRTPVAEADGLGLLGPDVHVAHGVHVTAEDRALLRSRGTAVALCVRSNRILGAGEPPVAAYLAEGSPVAVGTDSRASSPSLDLVEEVAALRDLALAQGASPDGLARRLVEAATAGGAAALGRDDVGRLAPGGRADLAAFDVPVDGDPYEALLAHGAGRCVATVLGGRIVHRR, encoded by the coding sequence ATGACGGCAACGCTCCACCGCGCGCCGGTCGTGCTGCCGGTCGCCGGCGAGCCGGTGCGCGACGGGGCGGTGCTGGTCGAGAACGACCGCGTCGTCGCGGTCGGCCCGGCCGCCTCGGTCGACGCGGACGGGGCGCGCGTCCGCGAGTGGCCGGGCGTGCTGCTGCCGGGCCTGGTCAACGCGCACACCCACCTCCAGTACACGGACTTCGCGGACCTGGCGACGAGCGGGCTGCCGTTCCCGGTCTGGATCCGGACGCTCACCGAACGCCGCCGCACCTGGACCGCGGAGCAGTGGCGGGAGAGCGCGCGGCACGGCGTGCACGAGGCGTTGCGCACCGGCACGACCTGCGTCGCCGATGTCGTGAGCAACGTCGAGATGCTGCCGGTGCTGGCCCGGTCCGGGTTGGCGGGAACGGCGTTCGTGGAGGTCGTCGGCGTCGAGTCGTACCGGTGGCCGGAGGAGCGCGACGTGTTGCTCGCGAAGCTCGCCGCCGCGCCGTCCGGCATCGACGTCGGCGTGAGCCCGCACGCGCTCTACTCGCTCGGCACCGATGCCGTGCGCGGGTCGCTGGCCGTCGCGCGCGAGCGCGGCCTGCGGCTGCACCCGCACCTGGCCGAGACCGACCACGAGGTCGAGTACGTCGCGCGCGGCACCGGACCCATCGCGGACTTCGGCCGCGGCCTGACGTTCGAGCTCATCGACAACGGCACCGGCCGGACGCCGGTCGCGGAGGCCGACGGGCTGGGGCTGCTCGGCCCGGACGTGCACGTCGCGCACGGCGTCCACGTCACCGCCGAGGACCGCGCGCTGCTGCGTTCGCGCGGGACGGCCGTGGCGCTCTGCGTGCGGTCCAACCGCATCCTCGGCGCGGGGGAGCCGCCGGTGGCGGCGTACCTCGCGGAGGGGTCGCCGGTCGCGGTCGGCACCGACTCGCGCGCGTCGTCGCCGTCGCTCGACCTGGTCGAGGAGGTCGCCGCGCTGCGCGACCTGGCGCTGGCGCAGGGCGCGTCGCCGGACGGCCTGGCGCGGCGGCTGGTCGAGGCGGCGACCGCCGGCGGCGCGGCCGCGCTCGGCCGCGACGACGTCGGGCGGCTGGCGCCCGGCGGGCGCGCCGACCTGGCGGCGTTCGACGTGCCGGTCGACGGTGACCCGTACGAGGCGCTGCTCGCGCACGGCGCCGGGCGTTGCGTCGCGACCGTGCTCGGCGGCCGGATCGTGCACCGCCGCTGA
- a CDS encoding GNAT family N-acetyltransferase produces the protein MTRLIVTTDPPQRLLAAVRAMVDAAFGDGFTDDDWDHALGGTHVVLLDGDTVVAHAAVVPRTLVVEATITAGYVEAVATRPDRQREGHGAAVMREAAAQIRAHYPLGVLSTSRHAFYERLGWERWRGKTFVRDGGTLRRTADEDAGIMVLRTALSATLDLASAMACDARAGDDW, from the coding sequence GTGACCCGGCTGATCGTCACGACCGATCCGCCGCAACGACTCCTCGCCGCGGTACGCGCCATGGTCGACGCGGCGTTCGGGGACGGGTTCACCGACGACGACTGGGACCACGCCCTCGGCGGCACCCACGTCGTCCTGCTCGACGGCGACACCGTCGTCGCCCACGCCGCCGTCGTCCCGCGCACCCTCGTCGTGGAGGCCACGATCACCGCCGGCTACGTCGAAGCCGTCGCCACGCGGCCGGACCGCCAGCGCGAGGGGCACGGCGCGGCCGTCATGCGCGAGGCCGCCGCGCAGATCCGCGCGCACTACCCGCTCGGGGTGCTGTCCACCAGCCGGCACGCGTTCTACGAACGCCTCGGCTGGGAGCGCTGGCGCGGCAAGACGTTCGTCCGGGACGGTGGCACGTTGCGGCGCACCGCGGACGAGGACGCCGGGATCATGGTGCTGCGCACCGCCCTGTCGGCGACGCTCGACCTCGCCTCCGCCATGGCGTGCGACGCCCGCGCCGGGGACGACTGGTAA
- a CDS encoding NADH-quinone oxidoreductase subunit B family protein, with translation MGLEEKLPSGILLGTVESFVNWSRKSSLWPATFGLACCAIEMMATGAGRYDLARFGMEVFRASPRQADLMIVAGRVSQKMAPVVRQIYDQMAEPKWVIAMGVCASSGGMFNNYAIVQGVDHVVPVDMYLPGCPPRPEMLMDAILKLHDKISHERLGSHRDSSVGVAR, from the coding sequence TTGGGACTAGAGGAGAAGCTCCCCAGCGGCATCCTGCTCGGCACCGTCGAGTCGTTCGTCAACTGGTCCCGCAAGTCGTCGCTGTGGCCGGCGACGTTCGGCCTGGCCTGCTGCGCGATCGAGATGATGGCGACCGGCGCCGGGCGGTACGACCTCGCGCGGTTCGGCATGGAGGTCTTCCGCGCCTCGCCGCGCCAGGCCGACCTGATGATCGTCGCGGGCCGGGTGAGCCAGAAGATGGCGCCGGTCGTGCGGCAGATCTACGACCAGATGGCCGAGCCGAAGTGGGTCATCGCGATGGGCGTCTGCGCGTCCAGCGGCGGCATGTTCAACAACTACGCGATCGTGCAGGGCGTCGACCACGTCGTGCCGGTCGACATGTACCTCCCGGGCTGCCCGCCGCGGCCGGAGATGCTCATGGACGCGATCCTCAAGCTGCACGACAAGATCTCCCACGAACGCCTCGGCTCGCACCGCGACTCCTCCGTCGGGGTGGCCCGATGA
- a CDS encoding DUF1800 domain-containing protein, producing MAAKPMTAADVSRLLGRAAFGATAHDLDAWTGKEYGDLVDSLLTVTTLPARPPLPDDAQRLLLQSGQSTDADGARMWWLERMRTTPFPLLERLTLLWHGHFATGVRYPPTLAQLVRQNETLRTHALGSLRDLVAAVTLDPAMLFWLNGVENAVPNPNENYAREFFELFTLGKRPQVHTERDIREAARVFTGWYVDANDQAVFAASRHDQRSKKVLGRTIANAGDQEYARLVDVALARPEAAAFVAWKLVANLAYVPGGSDPLVRKVAKSLRDNDLAIAPAVRTLLLADEFRYAKGAHALVRQPVEAVVHAAKAFGVAFADASLVWPLEEMGQTLFDPVNVGGWPLGADWISPVTALARYEAALTLYTTATRGVVVADPLPAAADLAGWAHRLGLAGFSTNTTNAVRAYLRRTAKNGAVDQQAGVAALLLCSPEWVVL from the coding sequence ATGGCCGCGAAGCCGATGACGGCGGCGGACGTGAGCCGGCTGCTGGGGCGGGCGGCGTTCGGCGCGACGGCGCACGACCTCGACGCGTGGACCGGCAAGGAGTACGGCGACCTCGTCGACAGCCTGCTCACGGTGACGACGCTGCCGGCGCGGCCGCCGCTGCCGGACGACGCGCAACGCCTGCTGCTCCAGAGCGGCCAGAGCACCGACGCCGACGGCGCGCGGATGTGGTGGCTGGAGCGGATGCGCACGACGCCGTTCCCGCTGCTGGAACGCCTGACGCTGCTCTGGCACGGCCACTTCGCGACGGGCGTGCGGTACCCGCCGACGCTGGCGCAGCTCGTCCGGCAGAACGAGACGCTGCGCACCCACGCGCTCGGCAGCCTGCGCGACCTGGTGGCGGCGGTGACGCTCGACCCGGCGATGCTGTTCTGGCTCAACGGCGTGGAGAACGCCGTCCCGAACCCGAACGAGAACTACGCCCGCGAGTTCTTCGAGCTGTTCACGCTCGGCAAGCGTCCGCAGGTGCACACCGAACGCGACATCCGCGAGGCGGCGCGCGTGTTCACCGGCTGGTACGTCGACGCCAACGACCAGGCGGTGTTCGCGGCGAGCCGCCACGACCAGCGGAGCAAGAAGGTCCTCGGCAGGACCATCGCGAACGCCGGCGACCAGGAGTACGCGCGGCTGGTCGACGTGGCGCTGGCCCGGCCGGAGGCGGCGGCGTTCGTCGCGTGGAAGCTGGTCGCGAACCTCGCCTACGTCCCCGGCGGCAGCGACCCGCTGGTCCGCAAGGTGGCGAAGTCGTTGCGGGACAACGATCTCGCGATCGCGCCGGCGGTGCGGACGCTGCTGCTGGCCGACGAGTTCCGGTACGCGAAGGGCGCGCACGCGCTGGTCCGCCAACCGGTGGAGGCGGTCGTGCACGCGGCGAAGGCGTTCGGCGTGGCGTTCGCGGACGCGAGCCTGGTCTGGCCGCTGGAGGAGATGGGGCAGACGCTGTTCGACCCGGTCAACGTCGGCGGCTGGCCGCTCGGCGCGGACTGGATCTCGCCGGTGACGGCCCTGGCGCGGTACGAGGCGGCGTTGACGCTCTACACGACGGCGACGCGCGGCGTGGTCGTCGCGGACCCGCTGCCGGCCGCGGCGGACCTGGCGGGCTGGGCGCACCGGCTGGGCCTGGCCGGGTTCTCCACCAACACGACGAACGCGGTCCGCGCGTACCTGCGCCGGACGGCGAAGAACGGCGCGGTCGACCAGCAGGCGGGCGTCGCGGCACTGCTGCTGTGCAGCCCGGAGTGGGTGGTGCTCTGA
- a CDS encoding menaquinone biosynthesis protein, producing MQTPPSEQGPRRPRVGHIQFLNCLPLYWGLIRSGALLDVDLTKDTPDHLNDALVRGDLDIGPISLVEYLRHADELLLLPGLAVGSDGPVLSVNLVSKSPLHELRKVALGSTSRTSVLLAQLLLEERHGVHPEYATMPPDLTTMLLEADAAVLIGDAALRATYTAPSKSLDVVDLGAAWKDWTGLPMVFAVWAARRNFAERHPGAVKDVHEAFTRSLDLSLRNVAEVAQAAARWEALDAATLETYFTTLDFRLGERQLAGLREFARRTAPRGDWPADVEVAFAPL from the coding sequence GTGCAAACGCCTCCGAGCGAGCAGGGGCCGCGGCGGCCCCGCGTCGGTCATATTCAGTTCCTCAACTGCCTGCCGCTCTACTGGGGACTGATCCGTTCGGGGGCCCTGCTGGACGTCGACCTGACGAAGGACACGCCGGACCACCTCAACGACGCCCTGGTGCGCGGGGACCTCGACATCGGCCCGATCAGCCTGGTCGAGTACCTGCGGCACGCGGACGAGCTGCTGCTGCTGCCGGGCCTGGCGGTCGGCTCGGACGGCCCGGTGCTGTCGGTCAACCTGGTCAGCAAGAGCCCGCTGCACGAGCTCCGCAAGGTGGCGCTCGGGTCGACCAGCCGGACGAGCGTGCTGCTCGCGCAGCTCCTTCTCGAGGAGCGCCACGGGGTCCACCCGGAGTACGCGACGATGCCGCCGGACCTGACGACGATGCTGCTGGAGGCGGACGCGGCGGTGCTGATCGGCGACGCCGCGCTGCGCGCCACCTACACCGCCCCGAGCAAGAGCCTCGACGTGGTCGACCTCGGCGCGGCGTGGAAGGACTGGACCGGCCTGCCGATGGTGTTCGCGGTCTGGGCGGCGCGGCGGAACTTCGCCGAACGCCACCCGGGCGCGGTGAAGGACGTGCACGAGGCGTTCACGCGGTCGTTGGACCTGAGCCTGCGCAACGTCGCGGAGGTGGCGCAGGCGGCGGCGCGCTGGGAGGCGCTGGACGCGGCGACGCTGGAGACGTACTTCACGACGCTGGACTTCCGCCTCGGCGAACGGCAGCTCGCGGGGCTGCGGGAGTTCGCCCGGCGAACGGCGCCGAGAGGGGACTGGCCGGCCGACGTCGAAGTGGCGTTCGCGCCACTGTGA
- a CDS encoding geranylgeranyl reductase family protein: MTSATQDADVIVVGAGPGGSATAFHLAQAGLDVLLLEKSAFPREKVCGDGLTPRAVKSLIGMGVDVTGPGWMRNEGLRIIGGGCRLELRWPELATYPDFGLVRTRTDFDEILARTAQKAGARLRELTEVTGPVRDSAGRVVGVTARRVPEDPRDRHEAPEETFRARAVVAADGVSSRLALQLGLAKRDDRPMGVAVRRYYTSPRTNDTYLESWLELWQGDTLLPGYGWIFPVGDGTSNVGLGLLNTSAAFRSTDYRALLKAWLAGMPEDWGFVEENAVGKVQGGALPMGFNRQPHYKDGVMLVGDAGGVVNPFNGEGIAYAMESGELAAEVATHALRRGDERVFQRYPAELKARYGGYYTLGRVFVHAIGNPSVMKYATKYGLPRPTLMRFTLKLLANLTDPRGGDAMDRVINAMSRLAPDA; encoded by the coding sequence ATGACCAGCGCAACGCAGGACGCGGACGTCATCGTCGTCGGCGCCGGCCCCGGCGGCTCCGCCACGGCGTTCCACCTCGCGCAGGCCGGGCTCGACGTCCTGCTGCTGGAGAAGAGCGCGTTCCCGCGCGAGAAGGTCTGCGGCGACGGGCTCACCCCCCGTGCGGTCAAGAGCCTCATCGGCATGGGCGTCGACGTCACCGGCCCCGGCTGGATGCGCAACGAGGGGCTGCGCATCATCGGCGGCGGCTGCCGGCTGGAGCTGCGCTGGCCGGAGCTCGCGACGTACCCGGACTTCGGCCTCGTCCGCACCCGCACCGACTTCGACGAGATCCTCGCCCGCACCGCGCAGAAGGCGGGCGCGCGGCTGCGCGAGCTGACCGAGGTGACCGGCCCGGTGCGCGACAGCGCCGGCCGCGTCGTCGGCGTCACCGCGCGCCGCGTCCCCGAGGACCCGCGGGACCGGCACGAGGCGCCGGAGGAGACGTTCCGCGCCCGCGCCGTCGTCGCCGCCGACGGCGTGTCCTCGCGGCTGGCGTTGCAGCTCGGCCTGGCCAAGCGCGACGACCGCCCGATGGGTGTCGCCGTCCGCCGCTACTACACCAGCCCCCGCACCAACGACACCTACCTCGAGTCGTGGCTGGAGCTCTGGCAGGGCGACACGCTGCTGCCCGGCTACGGCTGGATCTTCCCCGTCGGCGACGGCACCTCCAACGTCGGCCTTGGCCTGCTCAACACCTCCGCGGCGTTCCGCAGCACCGACTACCGGGCGTTGCTCAAGGCCTGGCTCGCGGGCATGCCGGAGGACTGGGGCTTCGTCGAGGAGAACGCCGTCGGCAAGGTGCAGGGCGGCGCCCTCCCCATGGGCTTCAACCGCCAGCCGCACTACAAGGACGGCGTCATGCTCGTCGGCGACGCCGGCGGCGTCGTCAACCCGTTCAACGGCGAGGGCATCGCGTACGCGATGGAGTCCGGCGAGCTGGCCGCCGAGGTCGCGACGCACGCGCTGCGGCGCGGCGACGAGCGCGTCTTCCAGCGCTACCCGGCCGAGCTGAAGGCGCGTTACGGCGGGTACTACACGCTCGGCCGGGTCTTCGTGCACGCGATCGGCAACCCGTCGGTCATGAAGTACGCCACCAAGTACGGCCTGCCGCGCCCGACCCTGATGCGCTTCACGCTCAAGCTGCTCGCCAACCTCACCGACCCGCGCGGCGGCGACGCCATGGACAGAGTCATCAACGCCATGAGCCGCCTGGCGCCGGACGCGTAG
- a CDS encoding NADH-quinone oxidoreductase subunit A: MLDPYLPVLVLFLLAAAFALFSVVAGSLIGPRRYNKAKEAPYESGIEVEAVPQNTRFPVKFYLTAMLFIVFDIEIIFLYPWAVAFQRFQGWFGLLEMVLFLLTVFVAYAYVWRRGGLDWD, translated from the coding sequence GTGCTCGACCCGTACCTGCCGGTCCTCGTGCTGTTCCTGCTCGCGGCGGCGTTCGCGCTGTTCTCGGTGGTGGCCGGCTCGCTGATCGGCCCGCGCCGTTACAACAAGGCGAAGGAAGCGCCGTACGAGTCCGGCATCGAGGTCGAGGCGGTGCCGCAGAACACGCGGTTCCCGGTGAAGTTCTACCTGACCGCGATGCTGTTCATCGTCTTCGACATCGAGATCATCTTCCTGTACCCGTGGGCCGTGGCGTTCCAGCGGTTCCAGGGGTGGTTCGGCCTGCTGGAGATGGTCCTGTTCCTGCTCACCGTGTTCGTGGCGTACGCGTACGTCTGGCGCAGGGGAGGCCTGGATTGGGACTAG
- the mqnC gene encoding cyclic dehypoxanthinyl futalosine synthase yields MSSDLQHVLDRAADGGRITPEEALALYTGAPFHALGRAADAVRRRRFPDNVATYLIDRNINYTNVCVTACKFCAFYRAPGHEEGWVRDLPEILRRCGEAVALGATQIMLQGGHHPEFGIEWYEETFAAIKRDYPMLALHSLGASEVVHISRVSGLTYEQVITRLRDAGLDSFAGAGAEILTERPRQVIAPLKEPGHVWLEVMEIAHGLGVESTATFMMGTGETNAERIEHLRMIRDVQDRTGGFRAFIPWTYQPENNHLKGHTQATTMEYLRMVAVARLFFDNVAHLQGSWLTVGKDVGQLTLHLGADDLGSVMLEENVVSAAGAKHRSNRLELIHLIRSAGRIPAQRDTLYRHLVVHDDPANDPVDANVASHVSSTALTLVS; encoded by the coding sequence GTGAGCAGCGACCTCCAGCACGTACTCGACCGGGCCGCCGACGGCGGGCGCATCACGCCCGAGGAGGCGCTCGCGCTCTACACCGGCGCGCCGTTCCACGCGCTCGGCCGGGCCGCGGACGCCGTGCGCCGCAGGCGTTTCCCGGACAACGTCGCGACGTACCTCATCGACCGGAACATCAACTACACGAACGTCTGCGTGACCGCGTGCAAGTTCTGCGCGTTCTACCGCGCGCCCGGTCACGAGGAGGGCTGGGTCCGCGACCTGCCGGAGATCCTGCGGCGCTGCGGCGAGGCGGTCGCGCTCGGCGCGACGCAGATCATGCTCCAGGGCGGGCACCACCCCGAGTTCGGGATCGAGTGGTACGAGGAGACGTTCGCCGCGATCAAGCGCGACTACCCGATGCTGGCGCTGCACTCGCTGGGCGCCAGCGAGGTCGTGCACATCTCGCGGGTGAGCGGGCTCACCTACGAGCAGGTCATCACGCGGCTGCGCGACGCCGGGCTGGACTCGTTCGCGGGCGCCGGCGCGGAGATCCTCACCGAGCGCCCGCGCCAGGTGATCGCGCCGTTGAAGGAGCCGGGGCACGTCTGGCTCGAGGTCATGGAGATCGCGCACGGGCTGGGCGTCGAGTCGACGGCGACGTTCATGATGGGCACCGGCGAGACGAACGCCGAACGCATCGAGCACCTGCGGATGATCCGGGACGTGCAGGACCGCACGGGTGGGTTCCGGGCCTTCATCCCGTGGACCTACCAGCCGGAGAACAACCACCTGAAGGGCCACACCCAGGCCACGACGATGGAGTACCTGCGGATGGTCGCGGTGGCGCGGCTGTTCTTCGACAACGTCGCGCACCTGCAGGGGTCGTGGCTCACCGTCGGCAAGGACGTGGGCCAGCTCACGCTGCACCTCGGCGCCGACGACCTCGGCTCGGTGATGCTCGAGGAGAACGTCGTCTCCGCCGCCGGCGCGAAGCACCGGTCCAACCGCCTCGAGCTGATCCACCTGATCCGCTCGGCCGGCCGCATCCCGGCGCAGCGGGACACGCTCTACCGCCACCTCGTCGTCCACGACGACCCGGCGAACGACCCGGTCGACGCGAACGTCGCCTCCCACGTCTCCTCCACCGCGTTGACGCTGGTCTCGTGA
- a CDS encoding DUF1501 domain-containing protein produces MAVTRRRFVAGAAGLAAAHALLPAVARAGAAFGKTPAHPGTAQRNRLVVIHLNGGNDGLNTVIPTAGRGYDVYRKVRPALHHAPHQTLPLDLPRDRAHHLGLNAHLKTLHRLYRDGRVAIVQGVDYANHNYSHFTSGDIWHSGEPGRAADSGWLGRHLDRVGAGDGELRGVAVGYQLPLMLKGHTRSGIGIRSIAATRFPDGTGAVADARHDALALFDHHARSEPLRRAAGIGARQAVDLVDVLRTVPAAKTTGTWIGDQLLTARTLLGLDLGVECVYLTVGGYDTHTDQKAAHETLLTQLDQALEAFFLGSAGGHRLGIGPLPAALASRTLVMVVSEFGRRIGENGTGSGAGTDHGAAAPVLLVGPKGRVGAGLHGEHPALGTTGLPADNLAMTTDLRRLYETVLRGWLHDPDPLYSRLTPLPGLLR; encoded by the coding sequence ATGGCGGTCACCAGGCGGCGCTTCGTCGCGGGGGCGGCGGGGCTGGCGGCGGCGCACGCGCTGCTGCCGGCGGTCGCGCGGGCCGGCGCGGCGTTCGGCAAGACGCCCGCGCACCCCGGCACCGCGCAGCGCAACCGGCTCGTCGTCATCCACCTCAACGGCGGCAACGACGGCCTGAACACCGTGATCCCGACGGCCGGCCGCGGCTACGACGTCTACCGCAAGGTCCGTCCCGCGCTGCACCACGCGCCGCACCAGACGCTGCCGCTCGACCTGCCGCGCGACCGCGCGCACCACCTCGGCCTCAACGCGCACCTGAAGACGCTGCACCGCCTGTACCGCGACGGCCGGGTCGCGATCGTGCAGGGCGTCGACTACGCGAACCACAACTACTCGCACTTCACGTCCGGCGACATCTGGCACTCCGGCGAGCCCGGCCGCGCCGCCGACTCCGGCTGGCTCGGGCGGCACCTGGACCGGGTCGGCGCGGGCGACGGCGAGCTGCGCGGCGTCGCGGTCGGCTACCAGCTCCCGTTGATGCTGAAGGGCCACACCCGCAGCGGCATCGGCATCCGGTCGATCGCGGCGACGCGGTTCCCCGACGGCACCGGCGCGGTCGCCGACGCGCGGCACGACGCGCTGGCGCTCTTCGACCACCACGCCCGCAGTGAACCGTTGCGCCGCGCGGCCGGCATCGGCGCGCGGCAGGCGGTCGACCTCGTCGACGTGCTGCGGACGGTGCCGGCGGCGAAGACGACCGGCACCTGGATCGGCGACCAGCTCCTCACCGCACGGACGCTGCTAGGCCTCGACCTCGGCGTCGAGTGCGTCTACCTGACCGTCGGCGGCTACGACACGCACACCGACCAGAAGGCCGCGCACGAGACGCTGCTGACGCAGCTCGACCAGGCGCTGGAGGCGTTCTTCCTCGGCAGCGCCGGCGGCCACCGGCTCGGCATCGGCCCGCTGCCCGCGGCGCTCGCGAGCCGCACGCTGGTGATGGTGGTCAGCGAGTTCGGGCGGCGGATCGGCGAGAACGGCACCGGCTCCGGCGCGGGCACCGACCACGGCGCGGCCGCGCCCGTCCTCCTCGTCGGGCCGAAGGGGCGGGTCGGCGCGGGGCTGCACGGCGAGCACCCGGCGCTGGGCACGACGGGGCTGCCCGCCGACAACCTGGCGATGACGACCGACCTGCGCCGGCTCTACGAGACGGTGCTGCGCGGCTGGCTGCACGACCCGGACCCGCTCTACTCGCGGCTGACCCCACTGCCCGGCCTGCTGCGCTGA
- a CDS encoding demethylmenaquinone methyltransferase produces the protein MTRADLGKQPHDVAAMFDGVAARYDLTNAVLSLGQDRGWRRATTRAVDPKPGERVLDLAAGTGTSSVALAESGATVVACDFSLGMLRVGTRRNAHPRVAFVAGDGLRLPFADGSFDAVTISFGLRNLHDLDAGLAELRRVTKPGGRLVVCEFSRPVWAPFRRVYVDYLMRALPAIARRVSSNPDAYVYLAESIRAWPDQRALAARIAAAGWRETRWRDLTGGIVALHRATR, from the coding sequence GTGACCCGCGCGGATCTCGGCAAGCAGCCGCACGACGTCGCCGCGATGTTCGACGGTGTCGCGGCGCGCTACGACCTCACCAACGCCGTCCTCTCGCTCGGCCAGGACCGCGGCTGGCGCCGCGCCACCACGCGCGCCGTCGACCCGAAGCCCGGCGAACGCGTCCTCGACCTCGCCGCCGGCACCGGCACGTCGTCGGTGGCGCTGGCGGAGAGCGGCGCAACCGTTGTCGCCTGCGACTTCAGCCTCGGCATGCTGCGCGTCGGCACCCGCCGCAACGCCCACCCGCGCGTGGCGTTCGTCGCCGGCGACGGGCTGCGGCTGCCGTTCGCGGACGGGTCGTTCGACGCGGTGACGATCTCGTTCGGGCTGCGCAACCTGCACGACCTCGACGCCGGCCTGGCCGAGCTGCGGCGGGTGACGAAGCCGGGCGGGCGGCTGGTCGTCTGCGAGTTCAGCCGGCCGGTGTGGGCGCCGTTCCGCCGCGTCTACGTCGACTACCTGATGCGCGCGCTGCCCGCGATCGCGCGCCGCGTCAGCAGCAACCCGGACGCGTACGTGTACCTCGCCGAGTCGATCCGCGCCTGGCCCGACCAGCGCGCGCTGGCCGCGCGGATCGCCGCCGCGGGCTGGCGGGAGACGAGGTGGCGCGACCTCACCGGCGGCATCGTCGCGCTGCACCGCGCCACGCGGTGA
- a CDS encoding cupredoxin domain-containing protein: MRHAVLAAALVAATATIPSHAADAAITAAGNAFLPGSVSVSRGSHLTFANADVAPHNVVADASGRTGPLFASKTVTAGQTAEVTGVAKLKPGTYPFHCSVHPRMVGALTITGGNAATVAATPAGSVPTPTSLAFFGNALYVASYTTNQVLTLPVLPGGVLGQPAPYVTGLDEPLGVAFAPDGTLFVSDSHAAGAARAGRVWQVDSTGTKKVVIDGLPNGRHNTNGLAVRNNRLYVANGSSTDDGVTGGPPERPLSGTVLSYALPIRPGAKPVVEARGLRNAFDLAFAPGTGDLWFATNGPDALDPYGEDLLHKVPVARGTYDYGFPGCVYAADLERAQNRNVAIPCAADVRRPERALGLHVSADGLAFGTGGAWGSDLYVAEYGSNAPPRAGHTVVRIPVANGRAGEPETLLTGAAPIDVAFGPDGLYVADFDTGAILLLRAVG; encoded by the coding sequence ATGCGTCACGCCGTGCTGGCGGCCGCCCTCGTCGCGGCGACCGCGACGATCCCGAGCCACGCGGCGGACGCCGCGATCACGGCCGCCGGCAACGCGTTCCTCCCCGGCAGCGTCAGCGTGAGCCGGGGCAGCCACCTGACGTTCGCGAACGCCGACGTCGCGCCGCACAACGTCGTCGCCGACGCGAGCGGCCGCACCGGGCCGCTGTTCGCCAGCAAGACGGTGACAGCGGGCCAGACCGCCGAGGTGACCGGCGTAGCGAAACTGAAGCCCGGCACCTACCCGTTCCACTGCTCGGTCCACCCGCGGATGGTCGGCGCGCTCACGATCACCGGCGGCAACGCCGCCACGGTCGCCGCCACCCCCGCCGGCAGCGTGCCGACGCCGACCAGCCTGGCGTTCTTCGGCAACGCCCTCTACGTCGCGAGCTACACGACGAACCAGGTCCTGACGCTGCCGGTCCTCCCCGGCGGCGTACTGGGACAGCCGGCGCCCTACGTCACCGGCCTGGACGAGCCGCTGGGCGTGGCGTTCGCGCCGGACGGGACGCTGTTCGTGAGCGACTCGCACGCCGCCGGCGCCGCCCGGGCCGGCCGCGTCTGGCAGGTGGACAGCACAGGCACCAAGAAGGTCGTGATCGACGGCCTGCCCAACGGCCGCCACAACACGAACGGCCTGGCCGTCCGCAACAACCGCCTCTACGTCGCCAACGGCAGCAGCACCGACGACGGCGTGACCGGCGGCCCGCCGGAACGGCCGCTGTCCGGCACGGTCCTCTCCTACGCGCTGCCCATCCGCCCCGGTGCCAAGCCGGTGGTGGAGGCGAGGGGGCTGCGCAACGCGTTCGACCTGGCGTTCGCGCCGGGCACCGGCGACCTGTGGTTCGCGACGAACGGCCCGGACGCGCTCGACCCGTACGGCGAGGACCTGCTGCACAAGGTGCCGGTGGCGAGGGGCACCTACGACTACGGCTTCCCCGGCTGCGTCTACGCCGCGGACCTCGAACGCGCGCAGAACCGCAACGTCGCGATCCCCTGCGCCGCGGACGTCAGGCGGCCGGAACGCGCGCTCGGCCTGCACGTGTCCGCCGACGGCCTGGCGTTCGGAACGGGCGGCGCGTGGGGGAGCGACCTCTACGTCGCCGAGTACGGCAGCAACGCGCCGCCGCGCGCCGGCCACACCGTCGTGCGCATCCCCGTGGCGAACGGCCGCGCCGGCGAGCCGGAGACGCTGCTGACGGGCGCGGCGCCGATCGACGTGGCGTTCGGCCCGGACGGCCTCTACGTCGCGGACTTCGACACCGGCGCGATCCTGCTGCTGCGGGCGGTGGGCTGA